From Proteus vulgaris:
AATTACTAAAAACAAGTAAATGGAATAGAAAACGGACAGACAAGATCTTTCAAGAAGCCTTAAAAACAACAACAAAAATAACAGATGAAATAAAGCAACGAGAAGCATCTTGATAAGCGATAAAACTCTGCCCGCAAATCGATAACAGGCAGAGGAAAATAGCACTATCGGAGAGATATATCGCTATTAAAACAACACTACAGTAAGAACAAAACTAATTAAGAAAAATAAGTAAGAAAAACCTAGTTGTAAGACTTAAATAGAGATTGATTACCTGACTTATCAAAAGCAATAACTTGGTAAGGCTCTTTATAATCACCAGCATACATACCTAAACTTCCCGCAGGCATTCCCCCAACAGCAATGCCCGATTTCGATTTATCCACTAAGTCGATATTTTTTAAGCTATCAACCGGGATATGTCCAACTAAGTCCTTACCTTGGTAAGTTGCCAAGTGGCAACTTAATAAATTATTTGGCACGCCTGCTTGTTGATATTTTTCCATTAATTGAGTTTCTGAAACGATATTCACTTTAACGTTAAAGCCAGCTTCTTTTACACCATCAGCCCATAAAGTACAGCATCCACAACTCTCTGTTTTATAAACCTCAACAACATTATGATTAGAAGCATAAGCTGTACTTGTAAAAGCTGAGATTGCAATGATAGAAGTCAGTAATAAATTTTTCATTGTTTATTCCTTTCATTAAATTGATAGAGAGACAATAATCTTTCCCCCTACGGGAAGGTCAATTTAATAAAGGTATAAACACGTAGAATTTTGTAAAAAAATATTTATAGAAAACAAAGATATAAATAATACTCTGTTTATTCTTTTCTTAATGATTTGTTGATATAAAAAGAAAAAAGCCTGCATAGCAGGCTAAAAATGGAGAAAGTAGGGTAAACATAGAGTTAGGATGTAAATGATTATGAGGGTATCTCATTAGTTAAATCACCTCTTGCGAAGAGTGATTGTGCTTTAACTGATAGTGAGTATAAACCTAAGCTTAACTTGAGGTTAAAGCGGATAAATTTGTATAAGGTGTACAATTTTATTGATTGAATTTAAAAAATGAAAACAAAAAAAAGCCAACTTATTCAATTAATTGGCTTTTTGTAAGGTATATTGGTTGGCTTTAGATGCAAATTATTTGATATTAATTATTTAATAATTGTAATTTGTTTTACATCGATCTCAGTACTTGTCCACTCTTTATCAACCTTACCTTCAATTCTGACTGTATTCTCAGGTGTGACTGTTTGTCCGCGCCATCTTTTATTATCAATATCTACATTGATACCGCCGGTGCTATCTTCAAAAACATACAGCTCATCGCCAATTTTTTTGGTAATTTTACCCGTTAAGATAACCCATGTGTCATCAGAAAGATCTTTTGCTTTAGCAACCGTAGTTTCACTAATAGAAGGGCCTTTAAATCCACCTTGTTCTGTTGGTGCTTGAATTGAACCTTGAAAACCACCTTGGTGTGTTGTATTTGCTTGAGATGCAAACGCTAACGTACTACCAATTAATAATACTAGAATTTTTTTCATAACAAGCTCACTTATAGGTTAATAATTCAACTAATTAATGAATTAGATTTTATTTCATTTTTATGTATAAAACCGCATGTTAAGGTAAATTTTAGTATTAATATATCAACTGATTGATATTACCCCTTAAATTGTAGTTCTTTATTTTTCTTTGTGTTTTTTATTGATATAAGCATCTATCACTAAATACTTCTTTTCTCTAAGTTAAATCCACTGGTTATTTCCCCTTGGGATCGGTGCTAGCGGTTATTCAAAAATATACCCTTCGGGATCATTGTTTTTAGATCTATTACCTCTTATTATCCAGCGCCTTCAAATTTTTTTTAATTTTCCCCTATTATTTTTAGAGGTTTTAGGTTTTATGACTAACGAACGCATTGCCAATCCGGGTCCATTAGGTTTAATGGGTTTTGGTATGACAACGATTTTGTTGAACATACATAATGCCGGTTTTTTCCCTGTTGTCTCAGTCATTATGAGTATGGGAATTTTTTATGGTGGGATCGCACAAGTTATTGCTGGTATTTTTGAGTTCAAAAAAGGCAATACTTTTGGCGCAACCGCATTTACCTCTTATGGTTTCTTTTGGATAACATTGGTAGGAATTTGGTTATTACCCGTGATGGGCTTAAGTGAGCCAACAACCCCTCTCTTTTTAGGTGTCTTTTTAGCATTATGGGGAATATTTACCTTTTTCATGTTTATTGGCACATTAAAAGCCAATAGAGCATTACAGTTTGTTTTTTTAAGCCTGACAATTTTATTTGCCCTACTGGCGATTGGAAATATCACTGGTAATGCACTGATTTTAAAAATTGCCGGCTTTGAAGGTATTATTTGTGGCGCCAGTGCTTTTTATCTAGCAATGGCTGAAGTATTAAATGAGATGTATGGCAGAACAATACTGCCAATTGGTCACAAGTAACTGTTTTATAGAGAAGTGGCTATTTAGCCACTTCTACTACTTGGCTTTTTCGTCGTACTAATTTTCTTGCACACCATGCATAAAGTAACCCAGCAACCACACCTGCAATATGTGATTCAGTCGATACACCTAATTGACCTGGAATTAACCCATAGGCCATTGATCCATAATAAAATAAAACAAAAAGGGCAATGACAATATCGATAATTTTCCGTCGAGTAAAAGCGTGAGCAATCAATAAAGACCATAATCCAAAGATCCAGCCACTTGCACCAACATGAATAGCACTTCGTCCAAAAATCCAAACCAACAAACCACTTACGATAATAATGAATAAGCTTGATAAAACATATTCTCGTAAAGATTGCGTCATGGATAAAAAGCTAAGAATAAGAAGAGGAAGTAGATTACTAAAAAGGTGAGACCAAGAACCATGTACAAAAGGGGCGATAAAGATGCCAATTAATCCTTCTCCTGTTCTTGGAATAATTCCCCATTGAAGAAGAGAAATAGGCAATAAAGAGCCAATTAATTGAAGTAGGATTAATGTGATCGTTAATCCACCAAGAAAGGTTAATCTTTTTTTAAACCAAATCTTATCCATAACGATAGCCTTAATACAGAGTGACGTAGATAAAACCGTTTTGATAGAAGAGCCTTTAATAAAAGAAGAAAGGCTCTTTTTTGTTTATCAGTCTAATAAATTAAGGCAAGCAGCTCCACGGGCGCCACCTGCATCACCGTGACGCGCTTTTTCTATTGCTGGAATTTGCGCATTTCCATAGACACAGTGTGAGAGATATTCAGGCAATTGGTCATACAATGCATTAAATTGTGATAATCCACCACCAATAACAATTAAATGTGGGTCAAGTACAGTAAGAATATTACTAAGGTAAATCGCAAGTACTTTCATATAACGATCAACATGTTCTTCTGTTTTCTTATCCCCAGCATAATATTGCTCAACGATATCAACAGCTCTTTGTGGCGTATGATTGAAAGCTTTATACATACGTTCAAAGCCTCGGCCTGATAAATAAGTTTCAAAACACGCTTTTTTACCACAACCACAGATAATTTTTGGCATGGTATCGCCTATGACATTATCTGCATCTACATTTAAATTCATATGGCCAATTTCACCAGCAATGCCATTTTTTCCAGAAAGCACTTTGCCATCAACAACAAAACCACCACCGACACCTGTACCTAAAATAAGGCCAAGTACAGAAGGATGATGGCGAAACTCAGGATCCCAAGCTTCTGATAAGGCAAAACAGTTGGCATCATTTTCAACTTTAACGGGCCTGTTGAGTATATGTGCGAGATCATGAACCATAGGCTTGTATTTGGCAGCTGGAACATTGGTGGTAAACACGGTTCCTTCTTTTGCATTTACAATGCCTGGCACACCTACGCCGATCTTTCCTTTACATCCTAATTCGTTGTCAGCTTCTAAAGTTAGCTCCTTAAAAACATTCAATAATGACTGATAGTCATTTTTAGGTGTAGGAACACGTTTTTGCCACACTTGAGTCAGATCTTTATCAAAAACGGCAAGCTCAATTTTTGTGCCGCCCATATCAAAACCATAATACATATCAGTCTCTTAATTATTCTGTAAATATTATTTATAGTAACAACAAGATTGTTGATACCGTGCCATTTCTATTTCAGTCAATATTTAAGTTATCTCTACTGTTTATATACACTAGGTAAAAAGGAACAGTGATTGGTGACAGTTGAGTTTTTTTTACCTATTGATGACTGCCTTCCATTAAAACACTACGTACTTTCATTAGAGCAAAGCCTAATAAATTTAATCCATTCCATAAAAGGGGATTACTGATCTCTTTGTCTTGTTCACTTAAACCTACTCCCCATATCTTATCAACGGGGCTTGCTTCCACAAGCACACGATTGCCTGTGGAAATTAAAAAAGTACCCAATGCATTATTTTGAGAAAATTTGGCGATATTGGCTCGAATAACGATATCCATACGTTGCTGCTCCCAAATTTCTTGGTTAAATCCTTTTACTTCTCGACCAAGTGCTTTAGCTGTACCAGGATTTGATGTTGCTATAATACGCTCTCGTATTTCTATATCATTAAAAAGCTTTGCTTTCTCTGCCATCATATAGTGTTCAGCACTGATGTAACGAATATCATCTAAGATAAAGGGGGCTGGATACCATTGGCTAAAGCAGCTTTTTGTGACTTCATCTGTTTTACTTTTGTGTCCCCAAAAGTAAACAAATTTTATTTTCTTACCTGTACGGAAATCTTTCTTTAATTGTTCTAAATCCATTTTCTTTCCATTATCACGAAGGCTTTTTGTTTATCTAATAAAGATAGCATAGAAGTAAAGAAGGATAGAGTGCCTTTTTGTGATTCTGTGAGTAGGTGAAGCGATTCCGCTATTTGTTCATATTGATATAATTACACGTCTTATTTTGATTAGTTTCTATCAAATCATAAAAAAAATAGAACTTAAACCCGTAGGATTGTTCTTAAAAAAACCATCTAAAAAGTATTTTATTTTATATAGTTACATAAAAGGATTATCTCAAAATGACAATATCTTATTAGTATAAAGATGTAGTTGATTAAGTATTTTTAATATAAAAAAATATAATTATGGGTATTTTTACTAATTATTGGTATATATAACTATTATTTTATTATTTTTGAATAAAATTCAAATGGTTACGTTTGTTGCATCGTGTTTTTTCATCGTTACATTTATAATTTGAACTAGGTCACGCTTGTTAGGTTGTTAAGCTAAATTAACAATACTGTTTTAAGTATAAAATATAACTTAAGTTAATTATCCTAAAATACAGGTTATTCTTAGTGGTATTTACCATAAACAAATAGTGATACTACTCATAGTTAGATAATCTATTTTTGTCTATTTTATTAGGGTGTTTTTTCTAAAACTTAATCAACTCTGATGTATTTAATTTTTTTTCAATAAAAACTGCTCATCTTAATATGATAAAAAGCAATAAATTCACCTTTTGAGTGTAAAAAATAAATCATTTTTGATGATGATCAATATGAATTAATAATATTTAACATTTTTTCTGCTCTTTTTTAGAGAATGAATTTAATTAAAATATGAGGATTTTTTTAATTTGATCTTGAAAGGTTCTTTAGTTTTTAGAGGAAATAATATTAATTAATGATTATTTTAGAATTTTATTTTTATAAAATTTATACAAATTGTTATTAGTTAATAGTAGTTATTATCCGGTTTTTAATTGTGTTTTTTGGGGTAAAAAAGACGCTATTTTCGATGATAACAATGAATGTGAAATTAAGTAAAAATACCCAAATTTATGAAGTGAAAATGAGTATCGCTTAAATTTTTACGCTTTTTTTGATGTTGTCTTTTTGATTAAAATAATTATACAATTTAATTTAAATAATCATTGCTCTTAATCAGATGGTGTTTATTTGAAATTAAAAAAATCAGTATTTATAAGATTAATTTACCCTACATAGTTGATGTTCATTAATTGATAGTTTAATAAGAGTTTAAATGTGGATTTATAAAGATATATTTAAATTTGTTTTGAATTTATCTCTAAGGATCACACACTCTTATTTTGTATGAGCATCAAATTATTGAACAAGATTTAATGTGCTGTTATTAAAGGGGCCACACTATGTATGATGATATAAGTAACTTAAAAGATAAGTTCCAGGAGGATGCTTTTGCTTTTCAAGAGTTTCCTTCTTCTGTAACGCAAGATGTTGATAATAAAATAGAACCAATAATTATAAGTAGTGAAGATAATAATAAAATTAGTAATTTAAGTAATAATACGTTTTCAGAAACTTCACTCACCGTGAAAAACGAACTAAAACAACCTATTACTGTTTCGCCAACTCCTTCTTATCACCAGGATGCTTTAGTTGTTAAAGCAAAGAAAGACAATTTAATTAAGAGTAAGAAAAATTTGTTAGCAGATAATAAAATATTTGATAGCAATGAAACAGATAGAGTTCATGCACATGAAAATATATCACTAAAAGATATATTGTCATTTATTGCCTCTGTTTAATTCAAATAAGTAACACTCTTTGTATAAATAAATAATATTGACTGGTGTCAATCTTTAGCCATTGTTATTTTATTTTTTAAGCTAGGTTTATTTCTTTTCGATATCTATTCATATCGACGGGCAACCTTTGTCTTAAGAAAAGATCTATGGCGATGACAAAGGTATGGGTTTATGAATAAAATATTTAAAATATTAATTACGGCTTTCTTATTGATAACAATGTTTTCACTCATTGTTATGCCAATGAGCGCCGAGCAACAATATATATTCGGTATTATCAATATATTGTTGTTATTTGTTATCGGCTTTAAAAAATCAAAAAAACGATTGTTAACAATGGTTTTTATATCGTTGTTGATGTCAACACGTTATCTTTACTGGCGTG
This genomic window contains:
- a CDS encoding DUF411 domain-containing protein; translation: MKNLLLTSIIAISAFTSTAYASNHNVVEVYKTESCGCCTLWADGVKEAGFNVKVNIVSETQLMEKYQQAGVPNNLLSCHLATYQGKDLVGHIPVDSLKNIDLVDKSKSGIAVGGMPAGSLGMYAGDYKEPYQVIAFDKSGNQSLFKSYN
- a CDS encoding YgiW/YdeI family stress tolerance OB fold protein is translated as MSELVMKKILVLLIGSTLAFASQANTTHQGGFQGSIQAPTEQGGFKGPSISETTVAKAKDLSDDTWVILTGKITKKIGDELYVFEDSTGGINVDIDNKRWRGQTVTPENTVRIEGKVDKEWTSTEIDVKQITIIK
- the satP gene encoding acetate uptake transporter, giving the protein MTNERIANPGPLGLMGFGMTTILLNIHNAGFFPVVSVIMSMGIFYGGIAQVIAGIFEFKKGNTFGATAFTSYGFFWITLVGIWLLPVMGLSEPTTPLFLGVFLALWGIFTFFMFIGTLKANRALQFVFLSLTILFALLAIGNITGNALILKIAGFEGIICGASAFYLAMAEVLNEMYGRTILPIGHK
- a CDS encoding rhomboid family intramembrane serine protease, whose protein sequence is MDKIWFKKRLTFLGGLTITLILLQLIGSLLPISLLQWGIIPRTGEGLIGIFIAPFVHGSWSHLFSNLLPLLILSFLSMTQSLREYVLSSLFIIIVSGLLVWIFGRSAIHVGASGWIFGLWSLLIAHAFTRRKIIDIVIALFVLFYYGSMAYGLIPGQLGVSTESHIAGVVAGLLYAWCARKLVRRKSQVVEVAK
- the nagK gene encoding N-acetylglucosamine kinase, whose amino-acid sequence is MYYGFDMGGTKIELAVFDKDLTQVWQKRVPTPKNDYQSLLNVFKELTLEADNELGCKGKIGVGVPGIVNAKEGTVFTTNVPAAKYKPMVHDLAHILNRPVKVENDANCFALSEAWDPEFRHHPSVLGLILGTGVGGGFVVDGKVLSGKNGIAGEIGHMNLNVDADNVIGDTMPKIICGCGKKACFETYLSGRGFERMYKAFNHTPQRAVDIVEQYYAGDKKTEEHVDRYMKVLAIYLSNILTVLDPHLIVIGGGLSQFNALYDQLPEYLSHCVYGNAQIPAIEKARHGDAGGARGAACLNLLD
- a CDS encoding NADAR family protein, whose protein sequence is MDLEQLKKDFRTGKKIKFVYFWGHKSKTDEVTKSCFSQWYPAPFILDDIRYISAEHYMMAEKAKLFNDIEIRERIIATSNPGTAKALGREVKGFNQEIWEQQRMDIVIRANIAKFSQNNALGTFLISTGNRVLVEASPVDKIWGVGLSEQDKEISNPLLWNGLNLLGFALMKVRSVLMEGSHQ